ACCGCCCGGCGGCGTAAATCGAGTGGCCGTGATACGCCGTCCATCATTATTAAACTCTGTAGCTAGCACGTTACCGTAATCGTCGTATTCATCTTCACGGAGAAATCGTTCGAAAAGCACGCGAAATGAATCGCCGATCCGTAAGTCGTTATTGAAATCAATTTCACCGCCAAGAACATCGGCCATCGTAATCGCGAGTTGGACCTCCTCGCCCGCGCTATTGATCGCCGCAACCAACGAAGAACGGGCGGAATCAATTTCACCACTCATCGCGATGACAGCCCGCTCCTTGACGTAAGGGATGATTGTCGCCTGAAATCGACTCTCTCCAACCCGCTGAATCCGCAGGAAGCTATCCGAGTCGATATGGTACTTAAGTCTCACTAAGTTTCCATCGGTCGACATGACAACCTCATAGTCATTGGCTGCCCTCAAACGCCTCGGATCGAAGACACTACGCGTTTGATTGACGACCGCGGCAACAACATTGTTAGACAGGCCGAAGGATTCCAAGAGGCTAGCAAAAGTCGCGTTGCGGGGAACCGTGCCAGCCTTGACCGTCGACTCCGACGGTAGGTCAATATCGACAACATGGGCTAGCGCTGCCGCAGGCTCAAGGTCTGGATCCGCACAGCCAGTAGAACCGACCAAAACTGCTGTTGGGATCACAACTAAATAGCTGACCAGCCGCATGTTCCGCCCATTCTAGCATGGCCCTGAAAGGCCTCGTTACGGTAGTAAGGCGGTGCTTACCGAAGGCGTGTTATTTCGTTCCAGGCGCTCGACCTAGTCCATCGACAAGCCGTGCCACGCCAGCAGCGAATACCTCGGGTTCGGGTATCAAGCTACACACGATGAACGCTTCTTCGGGGAACTCAAAGAAATATCCTGGGTGCACAAGCACTCGGTGCTTTTCGAGAAGATTGAGAACACGCTGCTCTTCACTAACGACAGCCGGTACACGTACGACGGCAGACCAACCACCTCCGACCGGGAGCACTCGGCACGGGGGAACCTCAGCAGTAACTCGTTGCAGGACGTCAAAGTTGTGGCGGATCCGCGTTGCGATCTGCTCGTGCACACCACAACCACTCTCAAGGAGCGAGCCTAGCGCTCTTTGCACTGTGGTGGTCACCGATAAATAGGTGTCATAGGCTATCTCTAAACGAGCTAATGTTTCGGTAACCACTGAATCAAAACCACTCACCGCGATCCAAGCCAGTTTCAACTGTGGTAGTCCTAGCAACTTCGAGATACCACCTAGACTGAACGCTAAGGGTGCACCGCTACTGATGACACTTGGCTGTGGTGGAAACGGCGTTGCTACCGGATATGGCCGGAAGACTTCATCACCAATCAGCGCTAGTTCATACCTTTTGGCAAGTTCGGCCAATTCTTCGAGCTCCGTGTTTGTTGCATATGACCCAGTTGGGTTGTTAGGGCTCACGATAAGAATCGCGCGGGTACGAGATGAAATGGCGCTTGCCACGCTATCCAAATCGATCGACCACAACCCCGAATACTCGAGACGATAAGGTACGCTGACAACTCCGTCCAGCCGAGTGAGATGCTCAAACAGTGGATAGCTCGGCTGTGGCACGAGAACCTCATCACCAGGGTTGCACAAGATTTTAAAAAGGAGGGAGTAGGCCTCACTCGTGCTGGCTGTCAGGGCAATTTGTTGCGGCGCGACTATTACCGCTCCGCCTCTGAGGTGTGTCGCGATTGCGGCCCGAGCTGTAGGTAAACCGAGTGGATGGACTTCATAGTCCAAACTCGTCTCATTAAGCAAGTTGAACAGTCCCTTGGAATAACAGAGGCCGACCCGCGTCGGATTCGACACCGTGAGATCAATGAACGAGCTCCCACTTGCTTGCAAGCATCGCAGGGCACGTGTCAACGGGTTCGAGTGGAGAACTTCTGGTAATCTGGCCGAAAACATCGACGGAGAAGCCTACTCCACAATCTTGGAACGCTGAAGTCAAGCCCAGAAACCACCTATACCAATGGGCAGGCCTCAGAAACTAGGTAAGTTGCAATAGAATCAAGGATAATCGCTCGTTGTCGGATGCATTGGCTCCGATGAAACCGGTAAGGAACTGAGAATGCTTCGTGCATTATTAGTTGCAGCTTATTTCGCACTTACGGCATTGCCGTTAGTCGCTCAGCCTGGATCAATTGAATGGCGCACCGAAGGCATGCGGCGCATCGAGGGATACCTACCACTCTATTGGGACAATGATAGAGGTCGCCTGTTCCTAGAACTTACTCGATTCGAAACCGAACTGCTGTATCAAGTCTCGTTGGCAACTGGTGTCGGCTCAAATCCCCTCGGACTCGACCGCGGGAGGTTGGGCGCCACCCGTGTGGTGCATTTTCAGCGGGTTGGCCCGCGGGTGCTGATGATTGAACCAAATTATCGATACCGGGCGATTACGACAGATGCGGACGAGCGGCGATCTGTCGCCGACTCGTTTGCGCAATCGGTTACGTGGGGCTTTGAGGTCGAGGCCACCAGCGGCCCTCGGGTTCTCGTCGACGCCACAGAGTTCTTCTTGCGCGATGCTAACAATGTTGCTGATCGGCTCAGGCACCTCAACCAAGGGCGTTTCAGTCTCATGCCGACACGTAGCGCGATCAATTTGGCACGAACGCGGGGGTTCCCCGAAAACATAGAGGTTGACGCAAGGATTACATTCGTCGCCGAAGACGGATCCGACCCGGGGAGTCTACTGCAACAAACAACGCCCTCCCCCCGCTCGGTTACTCTTCGGCAACACCATTCGTTCGTCGAACTACCAGACCCAACTGAGAATGGCTACCGGCCGAGGTCCGTCGACCCACGCGTCAACACGTTAGGCATTTCATTCCATGACTATGCGATGCCAATCACCGAGTCGGTTGAGCGTGGCTGGGTCATCCGCCACAACCTCCAAAAACGGGACCCGACCGCACGCGTTTCCGAGCCTGTTGAGCCAATCGTCTATTACCTCGATCCTGGTGTACCCGAGCCAATCCGCAGTGCGTTACTTGATGGCGCTTCATGGTGGAACGATGCATTCGAGGAAGCGGGCTTCCAGAATGCGTTTCAGGTGAGACTCCTGCCGGATGGTGCTGATCCGATGGATGTCCGCTACAACATGATTCACTGGGTCCATCGTTCCACCCGGGGATGGTCCTATGGCAATCAAGTTATAGATCCCCGCACAGGCGAGATTCTAAAAGGTAACGTTCGCCTCGGTTCGCTTCGAGCAAGGCAGGACTACCTAATTGGCGCTGGCTTGGCACCACCCTACGGAACTTTCAACGATGCCGACAGTGCCTGGTGCATGGTGGCGGCTACGCCTGGACTCGAGTACTTGCAACCACTCGACCCAACTGCCGATCCAGAAGCTATGGTGTTGGACAGACTTCGTCAACTTGCGGCGCACGAGGTGGGTCATGCAATAGGTTTTGCCCATAACTTTGCGGCAAGTACCTATGGCCGGGCTTCGGTAATGGACTATCCGGCACCACTTGTCCAGATTCGAGATGGCCAAATCGACCTGTCGGACGCATATACGGAAGGGATAGGAAACTTTGACCGCTTCGCAGTGACCTACGCTTACTCGCAATTCGCACCCGACATTGACGAAGCAACCGCACTGGAACAAATCGTCAGCCAAGGTGTTGCAAACGGCATGTTGTTCCTAACCGATGCCGATACTCGTCCGGCTGGCGCTGCGCACCCGCTCGCGAATCTGTGGGACAACGGGTCGGATCCAGTGGCCATGCTCCGTCACGAAATGGACGTGCGGGGGATCGGACTTCGTCAATTCGGCCTTCGCAACATTTCAATTGGTGCGCCACTTTCCACACTCGAAATAGAGCTATTACCACTCTACCTGCACCATCGTTACCAACTTGCGGCTGCAGTCAAAGCATTGGGTGGGGTCCACTACACATACGCGATTCGAACCGTTAACGGACCAAGCCCACCTTCACCGTCCCAGATCGTACCAGTCAACCAACAGCGTGCCTCACTCGAAGCCGTTCTCGACACAATCAGCCCCGAAGCACTACTACTGCCTCCTGCGCTACTTGACCTGATGCCACCGCGCGCATTCCATTCTGGCGGCGTGACAACCGAACCGTTCGAACGACGAACCGCTATGACCTTTGATCCGATTACGGCGGCAATGACCGCGGCTGATTTAGCGATCTCAGCTCTCCTCCAACCCGAGCGAGCGGCAAGACTCGTGGATTTTCATTCTCGTGATAGTGAGTATCCTAGCTTCGAAGAAGTCACCGAGGCGCTCATGTCGAGAACCTGGGGCGCTCCGCCGCCCGGTGAACCACGGGCCGAGTTGATTCAACAGGCGGTCGAACGATTAACCGTGGATAGGTTAGTGCAATTGGCCGCCGACTCTACCGCCTTGTCTCAGGTGCGGGCGATAGCTAGCAATGTACTTTTCGAACTCGCTGAAAACTTAGATGGCGCAGTGTCAGCTCACGACCGGACTACACGCGACGACATCTGGCGATTTCTACAGCGTCCTGACGCAACATATTCGCCAACACCCGTCCCTCTCACACCACCTGGTGATCCAATTGGAACCCCTTCATTACCTCGACGGTAAGTGAATCCTTTGAATTCTCCAATCACCAGGTCCTTATTCAGTCAAAAGGCGCATCTGACATTGATTCGTCAGAATTGATCCATCGATACGGTCGCCCGTAGTAACACCGACGAACACTAATCGGCGCACCGCACCGGTCGTATCAGCGTCCCCACTCTCGTTCAAGGCGTGCGTATTGTGTGCGCGCTTCGGCCCACGCCTCCAGTTCGGTAGGCTCGTAGACGTCGTCTTCCATGTGACGGGCCACAGCCTCCCGAGCCTCACCAACATTCCCGAAACAACCGTCAGAGATTGCCTGAACGATCACATTGCCAAGTGCAGTCGCCTCAATGGGACCAGCTCTAACCTCACGACCAGTGGCATCGGCGGTCGCCTGGTTAAGGAAACGGTTTTGCGATCCACCGCCAATGATTCTGATGCCGACGATCGCACGGCCCGTCGCGTGCTCGATTGCCTCGACCACTGATGCGTAGCGTAAGGCAAGCGACTCAAGAACAACCCGTGCATATCCACCGTAATCGCCTGGCACGGGCTGACCTGATTCCCGTAGAAAGGCCTCGATCGCCCTGGGCATATCTGGCGGGTTGAAGAATCTAGGATCGTCAGGTAGAACGAATGCTTGACGAGCCCGGACCAAAGCGATTGCCCGGCTAAGGTCAATAAAATCTATAGCCTCTCCTTGTGTCGCCCATATTTTCCGGCAGGACTCAAGGATCCACATGCCAGCAATATTCTTAAGTAAACGATTCTTACCTTCTACGCCACCTTCATTCGTTAGGCCTACTTCCCGCGCCGTGTCGGTCAGTAAGGGAACCTCAGTCTCGATACCTAGGAGCGACCAAGTACCTGAACTCAGATAGGCCCACCCTTCGCCGATCGGCGCACCAACCACGGCGCTTGCCGTATCGTGCGTGGCAGGCGCTACAACCGTCATGTCCGGAAGCGCCAGTGCCCCGCGCACGTGGGAATGAACCCTGCCCAGTTGCACCCCAGGCTGCACTAGGTCCGGCATCACAGCGATCGGAAGGTCTAGTCGGTCAAAGAGTTCACACTCCCAGCGCCGTGTCGTCGCTCCTGCTAGTTGTGTGGTGCTCGCCATTGTTGCCTCACCAGTCAAACTCCCACAGAGATCGTGGTGAACAAGATCGGGCATCATAAGTAACCGTGAGGCATTCGCCGGCCACTCCCCTGCATCACGCTGTGCCACGAGCTGATAGACGGTGTTCAGTGCAAGAACCTGCACGCCGGTCAGGTGAAATAGTTCAATCGCCGGCACGGTCTTGAGTACACGTTCGACGACGCCTTCAGTACGCCGATCCCGGTAGCACACCGGATCCTCAAGTAAACGGCCATCAGCATCAATCAGACCATAGTCAACTCCCCAAGTATCCACGCCGAGACTAATTAGTTCTCCCTCGGCTCCTGCAGCCTTAGTGAGCCCGGTTCTGACCTCTTCAAATAGTTCCGAAATAGTCCAGCGCTGATGGCCCGACAAAACACGTGAGGTCACCGTAAAGCGGTGTACAACCTTTAATGAAACATTGCCGTCGTCAACGTGACCAACGACGACCCGGCCACTACTAGCTCCGAGATCGACGGCGACATAACACTTTCCTGACACGTGGTGAAGTTGTCCTTAGGGCCGGATGAGCGGTAGTCCCACGGGTCGACCGCCCCGCATAGCCGATCGGTCTGCCGCTAAGCAGACTTCCATCGTCTTCTGTGCATCGAAGACATTTAGGTGTGACTCACGCCCCGTGCGGACACAGTGCACTAGTTCGTCTATTTCTCCTTGAAATGGATGCTGCCGGACGTCAGCCGACGCTGGCATGTCGCACTCAACGCGGATGGCCGGGTTACCGTCGGCCGCACGCGTCTCCCGGAGGACCACGTCAGGGAACGGATTCGCCCGACGAAGCTCTGTGAGTGAAACTGCTTTGTCGTTCCAAAGAATGAGACCATCGACAAGCGTGGCGAGGTCTCCCATTAATTCGACTCCGAACGTGTAAGGCATCATGAAATCGGTCGAGCTTACCACCTGTCCGATCGCCCTTCGGCCAAGCTTTGCGTTGACCACAATCGAAGTCGGCCACTGGTAACCTTTAGTAAATCTCGTGTGGTACGCGCTCACCTCGGTGGGTTCCAACCCAGTGCACCATCGCATTGCGTCGACCGCATGGCAACCAGCCGCTAGAAGGTGACTACGTCCACTGTCGGCACGTCTCACCCACGACCAACCGGGATACCCACTTAGGATGCGGGACAGGTACTGAAAGCGTGCGTAACGGATCGTACCTAGCCAGCCTTCCTTGCGCATCCAGTGCGCGAAGCGGATGAACGGGTTGTAGTGCAGCACAAACGAAACGATTGTCCGAACCTTAGCTCGGTGCACCGCATCGCGAATCCGGACCAACTCACGAATGTCGAGCCCGGTAGGTTTCTCAAGCAGAATGTGTTTGTTCGCGTTAGCTGCAGCTACGGCTTGGTCGGCGTGTAAGTGATTTGGTGTAGCAATGACGACAATGTCGATATCAGACGCGTCGAGCAAATCCTGATACCGCCTGGTAAAACCAACGTCAGACACGTCCGCGTCAAAGCTCGCCAGTTTCTCCCGAGCGCGCACCTCCTGTCGACCACACATCCGAACGAGCCGAACGTGGGGATTCGCTTGGATCGCGCGCACGTGGGACGCCGCTACCCAGCCCGTACCGACAAGACCGACGCCGAGAGTTCTATTGGACAAGGTCATTCTTGCTCATCCGGTCTCTAGTCTCATCTGAAACGATAGCCGCTTGAGCAGCCTCGGACTCTTCGATTGGGTTGCAGTCGTGGTCGACGAGCAGAATATGCACTTCCTTCGGTCCATGCACTCCAATAGTAAGAGTTTGCTCAATGTCGGCTGTCCGACTCGGACCGGTTACGAACGCGACGTGACTACTGCACCTAACCAATTCATCGCACTCACCCATGAACACTGAGAGCGTCGGGTGAACGAGCGATGAGTGGAGGACCACCACATGTAGCGGCGGTAACAACCAAGCCAAACGCGATCGACCCGGTCCGCTACGAAGAACGACCGTCCCTGTATCCGCGAGTCCACCAACAGCACCAGTGAGCCCGGCGTCTGCGGTCGCCATCGCCGCCCACTCACGACTGAGCGTTTCTGCGTTAGCAGGCGTCGGCGGGTCCACGAGTTGGACGCCGTCATCGACCGCAGCTTTCATTAACTCCGAAATCGGTAAGTCATTGGGTTCCCAACTGATAAGCCGCTTGACGCCCGCATCACCTAATACACGCAGCACTATTTCGACAGAAAGGTCGCAACGGTCAGAGCGATGCACGATAGCGCCCACGGCTTCGGCTTCCTGCACGAAACGGTCGAGGAGCCTCGACGAATCCTTCGTAGGAATAGGCATCGGAGGGGCCGGTCGAGACTCCACCGGCACTCCCAACCGACCCGACCTGATTCGTTCTAAGATCGCACCCCGGCTTTCATTCATCTCCACTGCCCTCTTCACGATCACGCATCTCTTCGCTAAAAGTACGACTGGCGATCACCGGAAACTCCCGGGACTGCGTCCAGTTTGACAGTGGCGCCGGCAATCGGAACAGCCAGCCGTTAACGAAGAACATCCTCGTCAACTGGCGTACCACCGACACGCCGCACCTGAATAACCAAGGTTTCGTGGCCGCAATTCGATATAACCAGAAACCAACCCGAACCCACCGATTGCCCTTACCGGAATGAACAGTCTCGGCACGAAGCACTAGTAGCATCCGCGGGATGTCTATCCGGACCGGGCACACCTCGCGGCAAGCACCGCACAACGAACTGGCTTCAGGAAGTACGTGCCATGGCCCTTCCCGGTCAAGACTTGGCGTGAGCACAGCACCGATCGGTCCTGAATATACGCTGCCGTAGGCGTGTCCGCCAATCTGCTGATAGACCGGACATGCATTCAAACAGGCGCCACATCGGATGCACGCTAGGACCTCACCAACCTCGGTCCCGATGAGCCGGCTACGTCCGTTGTCCAGCAGTACAACATGTAACTCCTCCGGACCATCGGGGTCACCGCGGCGCGGCCCAGTGAGCAGATCCGTGTAAACCGTCAACTTCTGTCCAGTCGCAGAACGCGCAAGAACTAGTAGCATCACCGCGAGGTCATCGAGCGCTGGGACGACACGCTCAATACCCATCATCGCCACATGAATACGGGGAGCAGTGACGGTCAATGATGCATTACCTTCATTTGTCACAATTGCCAGTGAGCCCGTCGAGGCTACGCCAAAATTAACGCCGCTTATTCCCATTTCAGATTGCAAGAACACGTCGCGCAGCGCGGACCTAGCGGTCGCCGTCATTTCAACCGGATCGTCGGTCATCGGCACGCCTAACTTGTCCGCCAGTAACTGGCCGATCTGCTCGCGCGTCTTGTGCACGGCCGGCGCGATGATATGAGATGGCGTTTCGCCTGCAAGTTGGATGATGTATTCACCGAGGTCCGACTCGACAACGTCAAGACCGCCACTGATCAACGCCTGGTTGAGCTCAATCTCCTCGCTCACCATCGACTTTGATTTGACGACGCGCTTAACCGAGCGCGACCTAGCAAGGTCGAGGACAATCTCGTTCGCCTCCTGCGCATCGGAGGCCCAATGCACCTGTCCTCCTACCGACGTGACATTTGCTTCGAACTGTTCCAAATACTCGTCGAGCCTAGACAGGGTGTGTAGACGGATGCTCCGAGCACAGTCACGGACTGCATCAGCATCAGGAAGCGATGCTAATCCTGCAACACGTTTTGATGTGAAGCGTTCAGTCGTTCGATCAAGTGCGATGCGGAGCTGACCATCTGCTAACGCATGCGACACCCGTTGTTGAAACGACATCGACGGTGAGTTCATTCGGATTCCACCAAGACCTCGGCGAGATGTCGAACCGCAACATTCGAGCCACGACGCTTCAGTCCACCCTCAATGTGCATCAAGCACCCAGCATCACAAGCAACGACGGTGTCAGCCCCAGACTCCACGATCGCGTCGAGCTTCCGGTCGAGCATTGCGCTCGACAGTTCTCCCATCTTCACAGCGAATGTGCCACCAAAGCCACAACAGTCTTCGGCGCCAGGGAGGCTCACACACCGCGCATCGGCAATGCTGTCGAGTAGCTGGAGTGGCGCCGAACGAACGCCAAGACCGCGCAATAGATGACACGAGGGGTGGTAAGCAATCGTCCGTCGGCAACGCGCACCAACGTCGTGAACCTTCAGCACATCGCTGAGATACTGACTAAGCTCGTATGTACGGGCGGCTACACGCTCAACCTTCGAAGCATACGCCAGCTCATCAGCAAGTAGTGCACGATATCGGTGCACGATCATGTCACCGCACGACCCAGAAGGCACAACAATCGGCGCCGGTGATTTCTCCAATAGGTCGACCGTGTAACGTGCCATCGCCCGCGCATCAGCGAGACACCCCGAGTTGAACGCCGGTTGACCGCAACAAGTCTGGCCACTGGGCACGATAACCTTTACGCCGAGCCGTTCGAGTAAGCGCAGTGTCGCTAAGCCAGCAGCTGGTCGAATCGCGTCCACTAGACAGGTGGCAAACAACTGCGCTGAAAAAATGGTTTCTGACATGTCCTCTCAGTCAATTGGATTAAGAGTAATCGCACGTTGGCTATACCGAGATAACAGCTTCGGTAGAAATAATTCTATTAAGTGCATCCAGGAGTCTCATCGATATTGAATGAGCGCGACGCCAGTCATGACCAGCATTACGCCTATAACGCGCTCGATGCTTAACGAGTGCTGCGGGTAACCGACGACACCATAGTGATCAAGGAGGAGTGAGCCCACCATCTGACCGGCCACAACCGCCGCGACCAAGGTGGCCGCACCCAATCGGGGCGCCAACACGACCGCCGATGTGACGAAAGTCGCACCGAGCAGGCCGCCTGTCCAATGCCAGAAGGGCACACGACCGATCCATCCGGCCACCGGCAATCCGACACGACTCACAGCCAACATTAAAGCCAGTACGCAGGTGCCGACGCTAAAGGAAGCGAACGCGGCCCACAGCGGGTGACCTATGTGAGTGCGAAGCTGCGAGTTGATGCCCGCCTGCAAAGGCAGTGCGAGGCCAACGAGCACAGCAAAAAGTAGATAACTAGTCATTGGAGTTTACCCTCGAGCCTCAGCGGGATTACCACATAGTGAACACTACTTAACCACTCGCCTTCATCGTCCGCGCAATCTTCGCCCACACATCGCGGAGTGACACGGTGCGATTGAACACAAGTTGGCCGTCCGAAGAATCTGGATCGACACAGAAATACCCAAGACGTTCGAACTGGCATCGGTCTCCCGGTGCCATAGACGCCACGCTCGGCTCAACGCGGCACGTGTTGATTACTTCTAAGGAACCAGGATTGATCGCCTCAAGGAAATCGCGGTTTTCCCCAGGATGTTCATCGACGAATAGACGGTCGTACAGCCGCACCTGAGCCGTTAGGGCTTGCTCGACTGAAACCCAATGTAACGTCGCCTTCACCCTGCGGCCGTCTGGAGACGCCCCACCACGGGTGGTTGGGTCGTAGGTGCACCGTAGTTCAACAATTTCACCCTGACCATTCTTCACAACGTCGACACAAGTGATGAAGTAAGCGCCTCGGAGACGGACTTCACGACCAGGTGCCAACCGAAAAAATTTTTTCGGCGGATCCTCAGAAAAATCATCACGTTCCAAATACAAAACCCGAGAAAACGGGACCTTGCGGGTGCCTGCATCAGGGTTTTCAGGGTTGTTAAGAAGGTCCACCTCTTCTATCTTTTCTTCCGGGTAGTTCTGGATCACAACCTTGAGTGGCCGCAGGACCGCCATCACGCGAGGCGATGTCTGGTTTAGTTCTTCCCGTACAGCATGCTCAAGTACTGCAACATCAACTACATTCTTCCGCTTAGCCATCCCGATCCGGTCACAGAACGTGCGGATGGCTTTCGGCGGAAGCCCTCGGCGACGCATCCCCACCAAGGTCGGCAGGCGCGGATCGTCCCATCCAAAAACCAGCCCCTTCTCAATAAGCACTAGGAGCTGGCGTTTACTGAGTACCGTATAGGACAGATTCAATCTGGCAAATTCGATCTGCTGAGGGTGACATGTCACCTCGGTCTCAGTAAGCACCCAATCGTAGAGTGGTCGGTGATCCTCAAACTCGAGCGTGCACAGCGAATGCGTGATCTGTTCAATCGAATCTGACAATGCGTGCGTGAAGTCGTACATCGGGTACACGTACCACTGATTACCCGTCCGATGGTGTGTTGCACGTCGAATTCGATACAAGGTCGGATCACGCATGTTCATGTTGCCGGATGCCATGTCAATCTTGGCGCGCAGCACTTTCGACCCATCCGGAAACTCGCCGGCACGCATTCGGGCAAACAAGTCCAAGTTCTCTTCAACCGATCGATCGCGATATGGGCTCTCCCGACCCGGCGCGATCAGCGTGCCACGGTATTCACGGATCTGCTCAGCACTAAGATCGTCGACGTAAGCTTTACCCCTTTCGATGAGGCGCACAGCATAACCATACAGCCGCTCAAAATAGTCCGAAGCATAGTAAAGGTGCTTACCCCAATCAAAACCAAGCCAACGGATATCGTCTTGAATAGCATTAACGTATTCAACGTCCTCTTTCGTGGGGTTCGTGTCATCAAACCTCACGTTACAGGTGCCTCGGTAGTCCGCTGCGACCCCAAAATTTAAGCAGATTGACTTGGCGTGACCGATATGGAGGTAACCGTTGGGTTCAGGCGGAAACCGAGTCGCTATAGGACCGTCATGCTTCTGATTGACGAGATCGGCAGCAACGATCGTACGAATGAAATCGAGCGGTGGGGTTGAGCCCGTGTCCTTATCGGGGGTGCCTGGCGCACCAGTGGGCCCCTTAGTTGGTGGGGTCATGACATCATTCTATAGCTATAGTGTGATGACCTGACCGTCGATCGCTGAATCTATTTCGAGTTCTTCGAGTCAACTGAGTACGTCAGGGCCCATGTGAGTCAGAAGTAGCCGTCGGCATTCTATCAAGGCTCCGAACACCTGGAGCGCTCGTCCACACAAGGGGTCTTGGAACGGAACAACCAAGACAGTAGATAATTCGGGTCACCCAAGCAGTCGCTTG
The nucleotide sequence above comes from Vicinamibacterales bacterium. Encoded proteins:
- a CDS encoding glutamine--tRNA ligase/YqeY domain fusion protein, producing the protein MTPPTKGPTGAPGTPDKDTGSTPPLDFIRTIVAADLVNQKHDGPIATRFPPEPNGYLHIGHAKSICLNFGVAADYRGTCNVRFDDTNPTKEDVEYVNAIQDDIRWLGFDWGKHLYYASDYFERLYGYAVRLIERGKAYVDDLSAEQIREYRGTLIAPGRESPYRDRSVEENLDLFARMRAGEFPDGSKVLRAKIDMASGNMNMRDPTLYRIRRATHHRTGNQWYVYPMYDFTHALSDSIEQITHSLCTLEFEDHRPLYDWVLTETEVTCHPQQIEFARLNLSYTVLSKRQLLVLIEKGLVFGWDDPRLPTLVGMRRRGLPPKAIRTFCDRIGMAKRKNVVDVAVLEHAVREELNQTSPRVMAVLRPLKVVIQNYPEEKIEEVDLLNNPENPDAGTRKVPFSRVLYLERDDFSEDPPKKFFRLAPGREVRLRGAYFITCVDVVKNGQGEIVELRCTYDPTTRGGASPDGRRVKATLHWVSVEQALTAQVRLYDRLFVDEHPGENRDFLEAINPGSLEVINTCRVEPSVASMAPGDRCQFERLGYFCVDPDSSDGQLVFNRTVSLRDVWAKIARTMKASG
- a CDS encoding LutB/LldF family L-lactate oxidation iron-sulfur protein; translated protein: MNSPSMSFQQRVSHALADGQLRIALDRTTERFTSKRVAGLASLPDADAVRDCARSIRLHTLSRLDEYLEQFEANVTSVGGQVHWASDAQEANEIVLDLARSRSVKRVVKSKSMVSEEIELNQALISGGLDVVESDLGEYIIQLAGETPSHIIAPAVHKTREQIGQLLADKLGVPMTDDPVEMTATARSALRDVFLQSEMGISGVNFGVASTGSLAIVTNEGNASLTVTAPRIHVAMMGIERVVPALDDLAVMLLVLARSATGQKLTVYTDLLTGPRRGDPDGPEELHVVLLDNGRSRLIGTEVGEVLACIRCGACLNACPVYQQIGGHAYGSVYSGPIGAVLTPSLDREGPWHVLPEASSLCGACREVCPVRIDIPRMLLVLRAETVHSGKGNRWVRVGFWLYRIAATKPWLFRCGVSVVRQLTRMFFVNGWLFRLPAPLSNWTQSREFPVIASRTFSEEMRDREEGSGDE
- a CDS encoding (Fe-S)-binding protein, whose protein sequence is MSETIFSAQLFATCLVDAIRPAAGLATLRLLERLGVKVIVPSGQTCCGQPAFNSGCLADARAMARYTVDLLEKSPAPIVVPSGSCGDMIVHRYRALLADELAYASKVERVAARTYELSQYLSDVLKVHDVGARCRRTIAYHPSCHLLRGLGVRSAPLQLLDSIADARCVSLPGAEDCCGFGGTFAVKMGELSSAMLDRKLDAIVESGADTVVACDAGCLMHIEGGLKRRGSNVAVRHLAEVLVESE
- a CDS encoding DMT family transporter — translated: MTSYLLFAVLVGLALPLQAGINSQLRTHIGHPLWAAFASFSVGTCVLALMLAVSRVGLPVAGWIGRVPFWHWTGGLLGATFVTSAVVLAPRLGAATLVAAVVAGQMVGSLLLDHYGVVGYPQHSLSIERVIGVMLVMTGVALIQYR